One Anopheles marshallii chromosome 3, idAnoMarsDA_429_01, whole genome shotgun sequence genomic region harbors:
- the LOC128711008 gene encoding hypertrehalosaemic prohormone, translating to MDTVKLFSVLLICASMMLICEAQLTFTPAWGKRSQGAMGINPLGSSFGQDACKTPVDSLLVIYRMIQAEAQKIVDCSQK from the exons ATGGATACCGTGAAATTGTTCAGCGTTCTGTTGATTTGTGCCTCTATGATGTTAATCTGTGAAGCACAG CTGACCTTTACGCCAGCCTGGGGTAAGCGTTCGCAAGGTGCAATGGGAATTAATCCACTCGGTAGCTCCTTTGGACAAGACGCTTGCAAAACACCAGTTGATTCGCTGCTCGTCATCTATCGAATGATTCAG GCCGAAGCTCAGAAGATTGTTGATTGCAGCCAAAAATAG
- the LOC128715639 gene encoding venom protease-like, with product MSSRIGVCFREALSQPVLLIVLLVFVLIVHGDLEVGEQCTVQRTNEPGFCRPVSECAPIIDDIRNRRGNPTKCGYIDRVQIVCCPQTGTNPVVASTTQSPIVRNDHQRVMEKCVEYGQAVFSKEYVNSLTAEQPKLQTINKCGYTAVELIVDGELAKAREFPHMALIGFGAPPEIRYLCGGSLVSDRFVLTAGHCLTSANFGSATVVRLGELSLSSSTDEAFPEDYDVAEKIPHPEYKQTSHYNDIALIKLSRKVIFSPYIRPICLPVLQTISQKRAIATGWGAIGFGLEQSSELLKVTLDVFGFDECKVLFEPTRKLRTGLNVTTQMCAGSRNSTKDTCQGDSGGPLQVYNDANVYCTYTVIGVTSFGQNCGLAGVPAVYTTVFPYIPWIENLVF from the exons ATGAGCTCACGCATTGGTGTGTGTTTCCGAGAAGCGTTATCACAACCGGTGCTATTGATTGTGTTACTAGTGTTTGTACTTATTGTTCACGGAGATTTAGAAG TTGGTGAACAATGCACAGTGCAGCGAACGAATGAACCAGGTTTCTGCCGCCCCGTTTCCGAGTGTGCCCCCATAATCGACGACATACGAAATCGACGGGGAAATCCTACAAAATGTGGTTATATCGATCGCGTGCAGATTGTTTGCTGCCCACAAACCGGTACTAACCCTGTGGTAGCATCAACTACACAATCCCCCATAGTACGGAATGACCACCAACGAGTCATGGAAA AGTGTGTCGAATATGGACAGGCGGTATTTTCGAAGGAATATGTAAACTCATTGACTGCTGAACAACCgaaattgcaaacaattaaTAAGTGTGGATACACGGCGGTCGAGTTAATAGTAGACGGTGAACTGGCCAAAGCGCGTGAATTTCCACACATGGCACTGATCGGTTTTGGGGCGCCACCAGAGATTAGGTATCTTTGCGGAGGATCGCTTGTTTCCGATCGGTTCGTGCTAACTGCTGGACACTGTCTAACGTCCGCTAACTT TGGATCAGCCACAGTCGTGCGGCTGGGCGAATTATCGTTGAGCTCGTCGACGGATGAAGCCTTCCCGGAGGATTATGATGTCGCCGAAAAAATTCCTCACCCAGAGTACAAGCAAACGTCACACTACAATGACATCGCACTCATCAAGCTAAGCCGTAAAGTGATTTTCTCTCCTTACATACGCCCCATCTGTCTGCCAGTGCTGCAAACCATTTCGCAAAAGCGTGCCATAGCCACTGGTTGGGGCGCGATCGGTTTTGGATTAGAACAAAGTAGCGAACTCCTCAAAGTTACGCTTGATGTATTCGGTTTTGATGAATGTAAAGTTCTGTTTGAACCAACACGTAAGCTGCGCACCGGTCTCAACGTCACAACGCAGATGTGTGCCGGTTCACGTAATTCTACCAAGGACACCTGTCAGGGCGATTCCGGTGGACCGCTGCAGGTATACAACGATGCTAACGTTTACTGCACCTATACAGTAATCGGTGTTACCTCGTTCGGCCAAAACTGTGGACTGGCTGGTGTACCCGCAGTATACACTACAGTCTTTCCGTATATTCCGTGGATAGAAAATTTGGTGTTTTAA
- the LOC128714797 gene encoding crossover junction endonuclease MUS81 produces MSLPKYRVKIVKESGNTDSSAAHCVNRRRISVRLKRPNPLFEMWLEEMITKAEAKNTMGRIALQKALTSLRRYPLPLASGRDCIMLMDFGKTICENLDRRLKAYLASGGQVINDHNLAIETILNDAHTEHYRELTKTVRVQCEIEPDLKAAVLVPNIEETMPNDSIFDHLPNTLDGRDFVRISHPKVTLLVDTGETIGKTKSSLDRTLQELTKHSIEHEVRRLSVGDFAWIVRDDSGREFLLPYILERKRIDDLASSIKDGRFHEQKFRLKQCGLPNVIYLIENLGNNRQVGVPEVTLAQAALNTYVQGFTVKYTENHLHTVLYLSVMTNFLNNSIKNKLYKDVTQRPFSDGIHLFEISNQTFPLFLFDYFYKKSSKTRDCTVRDIFMKQLLQIKLLTIEKVNTIVEKYPTPQCLFLAYKACSSEAERQRMLNLPYGPMKRMIGEKLSKIIYHLMLSERYYTS; encoded by the exons ATGTCACTACCAAAGTACAGAGTTAAAATAGTGAAAGAAAGCGGCAATACCGACAGCTCTGCCGCACACTGCGTAAATCGTCGGAGAATAAGTGTCCGACTGAAGCGACCGAATCCGTTGTTCGAAATGTGGTTGGAAGAGATGATTACAAAAGCGGAAGCGAAAAACACGATGGGAAGAATTGCGCTACAAAAAGCCCTGACATCGTTGCGCAGGTATCCGCTTCCACTGGCGTCAGGACGAGATTGTATTATGCTAATGGATTTCGGTAAAACAATCTGCGAAAATCTCGATCGACGCTTGAAGGCTTACCTTGCTAGCGGTGGACAAGTAATCAACGATCACAATCTCGCTATTGAAACTATTCTAAACGATGCACATACAGAACACTACCGTGAGCTCACAAAGACTGTTCGAGTACAATGTGAAATAGAACCTGATTTAAAAGCAGCAGTACTAGTACCAAATATAGAGGAAACAATGCCGAACGATTCCATTTTCGATCACCTACCCAATACCTTGGATGGACGTGATTTTGTTCGTATATCGCACCCGAAAGTGACATTACTTGTAGACACAGGCGAAACAATTGGCAAAACCAAAAGCAGTCTCGATCGGACACTTCAAGAACTAACAAAACACTCCATTGAGCATGAAGTTCGCCGGTTAAGTGTAGGTGATTTTGCGTGGATAGTAAGAGACGATTCTGGCAGAGAATTTCTTCTACCATATATACTGGAACGCAAGCGCATCGATGATCTTGCGAGCAGCATCAAAGATGGACGGTTTCACGAGCAAAAGTTTCGTTTAAAACAGTGCGGTCTACCAAATGTAATCTACCTGATAGAAAATTTAGGAAACAATCGGCAGGTCGGTGTGCCGGAGGTAACGCTTGCGCAAGCGGCACTTAATACTTACGTCCAGGGGTTCACAGTAAAGTACACGGAAAACCACCTTCACACAGTACTGTATCTTTCGGTGATGACGAACTTTCTAAACAATTCAATCAAA AATAAGCTTTATAAGGATGTTACTCAACGGCCCTTTTCGGATGGTATTCATCTATTTGAAATTTCCAATCAAACATTTCCcctatttttgtttgattatttctACAAAAAATCTTCGAAAACGCGCGATTGCACTGTCCGGGACATCTTCATGAAGCAACTGCTGCAGATAAAGTTGCTAACAATCGAAAAGGTGAACACTATTGTGGAAAAGTATCCCACCCCACAGTGTCTGTTCCTTGCTTATAAAGCTTGTTCCAGTGAAGCAGAACGACAACGGATGCTAAATTTGCCTTACGGACCGATGAAGCGAATGATTGGAGAAAAGCTTAGTAAAATCATTTATCATCTAATGCTGAGCGAACGGTACTACACTTCTTAA
- the LOC128711473 gene encoding proteasome subunit beta type-2 — MEALMGIRGPDFVMLAADCTHAHSIMVLKDDEDKILKVSDNLMMATMGEAGDRVQFTEYISKNILLYRMRNGYELGPLAAAHFTRRNLADYLRSRTPYHVNILVGGYDEVDGPQLHYIDYLANSLPVKHAAHGYGGMFVNSIFDRYHHDKITQKEAYEIFLKGVTEIHKRLILNLPNFKVAVIDKDGVKYLDDITPDSVKQASAA; from the exons ATGGAAGCTTTGATGGGAATTCGTGGTCCTGATTTCGTGATGCTCGCTGCGGATTGCACGCATGCCCATTCCATCATGGTGCTAAAGGACG ACGAGGACAAGATCTTGAAGGTGTCGGATAATTTGATGATGGCAACCATGGGTGAAGCTGGCGATCGTGTTCAGTTCACCGAGTATATTAGCAAAAACATACTGCTGTACAGAATGCGCAACGGCTACGAGCTCGGTCCGTTAGCTGCTGCACACTTCACACGCCGGAATTTGGCCGATTATTTGCGGTCACGTACGCCTTACCATGTGAACATTTTAGTCGGAGGTTACGATGAAGTGGATGGTCCCCAGCTACATTACATCGACTATTTGGCCAACTCTTTGCCGGTAAAGCATGCAGCTCACGGTTATGGTGGCATGTTTGTGAATAGTATCTTCGACCGGTACCATCACGATAAGATCACGCAAAAAGAAGCGTATGAAATTTTCCTTAAAGGTGTTACGGAAATTCACAAACGTCTGATTTTGAATCTACCCAATTTCAAAGTGGCCGTGATAGATAAAGATGGTGTAAAATACCTTGATGACATCACACCA